The genomic stretch GCACTCCGACGCGCCGCTGGGGACCGGGCCGGAATGCGCGGATGGCGCCGAGCAGGTCATCGGCGCCGTGCAGCGGTTCCACCACGATGCCCTCGATCCTCAGGTCCTCGCCCCAGACCTTCTCCACCAGCTCCGCGTCATGAGTGCCCTCGACCCAGATCCGTGAGGCGCGAGCCACGCGCGCTGGCGCGTCGTGGACCGCCACCGAGCCCGAGGCGGTGCGTGCGGGCTTCGGCGCGGCGGCGCGGGGAGTCGGGGGAGTCAGCTCCACCGGCTGACCCTCGTGCAGGAACCCGTGCCCCAGCGGGAAGGAGCGGACCTTGCCGCGGCGATCCTCCAGGCTGACCACCGCGACGCCGCCGGAGGCCTCCACCGAGATGATCGCCCCGACCCAGCCGGATTCGACCTCCTCGATCACCGCCCCGTGGTCTGCGGGCATGGCGGAGACCTTGCGCAGCTGGCTCTGGCGCAGCTGGGATAGGTCCTGGGCGCCCCAGCTCGAGGGGGAGGAGGGACGCCATTCGGGAAGGTGCGGAGCGCTCATGATCACCCATTGTAGAATTAGCACTTGTACTCGAAGAGTGCCAGATGGTGAGGAGGCGCCACACTTACATGTCAGACACCCGTCGACTGCAGGTCCTGCGTGCCATCGTGGAGGACTATGTCCACACCCGGGAGCCGGTCGGATCCCGGGCCCTGGTGGAGCGCCATGACCTCGAAGTCTCACCCGCCACGATCCGCAATGACATGGCCCACCTCGAGGAGGAGGGGCTGATCGCGGCTCCGCACACCTCAGCGGGCCGGATCCCCACCGACCTGGGGTATCGGCGGTTCGTGGACAAGATCACCGAGGTCCGACCGCTCTCAGCCGCCGAGCGCCGCGCCATGGACACCCTGCTGGAGACCGCCGACGACCACGACGCGATGCTCGAGCACACGGTGCGGCTTCTGGCGATGCTCACCAACCAGGTCGCCGTCCTGCAGCACCCGCAGCGTTCCACGGCGAAGATCCGGCACGTCGACGTCGTCTCGATGTCCTCGCACAAGGTGCTGACCATCGTGATCCTCTCCTCCGGGAAGGTCGAGCAGCGCATGGTCACCCTGGCCGAGGCGATCGGTGATGATTCGCTGCACCGGATCGCTCAGGTCCTCTCCACGGAGCTGCACCAGCGCACCATCTCGGCCCTGCCGCTGCCCAATGACACCTTGATCAGCCGGGTGGAGCCGGTGCTTCGCCCGTCGATGGCGATCATCGCCCAGGCCGTGGAGACGATCCTGGAGTCCTCCCGGGTGGATCGCATCATCATGGCCGGGACTGCTAACCTCGCCAGGTCGGGCCGCGACCTGGGTCCCTCCATCGGACCCATCCTCGAGGCGCTTGAGGAACAAGTCGTGCTGCTTCGGCTGTTGACAGAGATGGAGCAGGATCGGCGTGGCCTCTCCATCCGCATCGGTCACGAGACCAGCCATGATTCGCTGATGGAGACCGCCGTCGTCGCAGCCCAGTACGGCTCCCAGGTGGGAGCCGAGGGCGCCAAGCTCGGCGTCGTCGGTCCGACTCGCATGGATTACGGCTCCACCATGTCCGCGGTGCGCGCAATGGCGCGTTACCTCTCCCGAATTCTTTCCGAAGGGTGAACGTCCACGAAGATGACGACTGACTACTACGAGGCGCTCGGCGTCAGCCGCTCGGCGTCCACCGAAGAGATCAAGAAGGCCTACCGCAAACAGGCCCGCAAGCTTCACCCCGACGTGAATCCCTCCGAGGACGCCGCCGAGCAGTTCAAGGTGCTCGGCCACGCCTACGAGGTGCTCTCGGACCCGCAGAAGCGGCAGAACTACGACGCCACCGGTGACGCGAACGGCCGCGCCGGATTCCCCGGCGGGGGAGCAGGCGGCGGCTTCGGCGGCTTCGGGGACATCTTCGAGACCTTCTTCGGCGGCGGAGGCGGCGGCCCCGCCTCACGCACCCGCCGCGGTCAGGACTCACTGATCCGGGTCCGGATCGACCTGCGCGACGCCGTGTTCGGCACCACCAAGGAGGTGGAGCTGGAGACCGCGGTGACCTGCACCGTCTGTGACGGTTCCTGCACCCGCAAAGGCACCTCGCCGACCACCTGCCCGGACTGCCACGGTCAGGGCCAGGTCCAGCGTCCGATGCGGTCCATCCTGGGCACCGTGATCCAGACCCAGACCTGTGCACGCTGCGCCGGCTTCGGCAACATCATCGAAGACCCCTGCCAGGAGTGCGACGGCCAGGGCCGGGTGCGCGAACGGAAGTCCCTGAAGGTCAAGGTCCCGGCAGGCGTGGACCGCGGCAACCGGATCCACCTGGCCGGCGAGGGCGAGGCCGGGCTGGCCGGCGGGCCCTCCGGGGACCTGTTCATCGAGGTCGAGGTCAAGCCGCACGAGGTCTTCACCCGCCGCGGCAATGACCTGCACGCCACCGTCTCGATCCCGATGACCGCCGCCGCCCTGGGCACCATGGTCGCCCTGGACACCTTCGACGGCGCCGAGGAGCTCACCGTGAAGCCGGGCACCCAGTCCGGTGAGGTGCTCACGCTGAAGGAGCGCGGAGTCACCCATCTGCGCGGCGGCGGACGCGGCGCGCTGAAGGTGCACCTGAAGGTGGAGACCCCCACCAAGATCTCCGATCGCGAGGCTGCGCTGCTGCGCGAGCTCGCCGTGGAACGCGGCGAGGAGCGCGGGGAGTCCACCACCGAGCACCGCGGCGTCTTCGCGAAGCTGCGCGAACGCTGGGACGCGCTCTAGAGATGACGCCGATCAGATGCGCAGACTGAGATGACGGCACCGCTGTTCCACCTCGCCCCGGGGGCGCTCGACGCCGCCGGGGTGGGCGAGCTGATCACGCTCACCGGGCGCGAGGGTCACCACGCCGCCACCGTGATGCGGCTTCAGCCCGGGGAGTCGGTGCTGCTCTCCGACACCGTGGGACGCCGAGCCGAGGGTCTGGTGCGCGCAGCCGGGGACGGGCAGCTCCAGGTAGAGATCCTCTCGGTCACCCAGGAGCCGGTGCTGCTGCCCCGGCTGGTGCTGGTCCAGGCGCTGGCCAAGGATCGCCGTGACCTCCAAGGCGTGGAGTCCGCCACCGAGCTCGGCGTGGATGCGGTCATCCCGTGGCAGGCGGAACGCTCCGTCGCGCGCTGGAAGGCCGGGCGCGAGGCCAAGAAGCACGCGGAATGGGTCGCCACGGTCACCACAGCGGCGAAACAGACCCGCCGCACCACCATCCCCGAGGTCCGTCCGCTGCAGAGCACCGCGGCCTACCTGCGCGCGGTCGAGTCCGCAGGCGCCGGAGTCGGCGTCGTCGTCCTGCACGAAACCCAGGAGACCTCGCTGGCGGAGGCGATCGCCGCGCTGCAGGCCGGTATGGGACAGGAGAGCTCCGGGCAGCAGCTGCAGGAGCTGCATCTGGTGGTCGGGCCGGAGGGCGGGATCACTGACCGCGAGATCGAGCTGCTCACGGCGGCCGGGGCGCGGATCGCTCGGCTCGGACCTACCGTGCTGCGTTCCTCCACCGCTGGCCCCGCAGCCCTGGCGGCCACTCAGCTGCTCCTGGGGCGCTGGGACTGGGACACCGGGGCTGGTCCCCTCGAACAGAGCGCATAGACTGAGGATCAATGACTGAGACTTCGCAGAACCCGAGCACATCCACCATCTCCGGAGCGGCCCGCGGCGCCACCGCCGCCGCCCTGGGCAACATCGAGCGTCAGGTCTACTTCGCCGATGCCGACACCATGTTCCGCAGCCTCGGCGCCGGGGATCTCGCGCTGCGGATCCTGCAGGGGATCTACCCGGCCTCCTCGATCGGGCTGCGGGATCAGCTGATCACGGTGGGCGGTCCCACCGAGGAGGTCACCGGGATCGTGGAGATCCTGACCCAGCTCAAGACCCTTGCCGCCTCGGGCACCACGGTCACCGAGGAGATCATCGAGCAGGTCGCCACCATGGTGCGCGCCGACGCCGCACAGGACTCGGCCCGGATCGTGACCACGAACATCCTCTCGCACCGGGGCCGCACCATCCGGCCCAAGACCAAGAACCAGCAGAGCTACGTGGACACCATCGACGAGTCCACCGTGGTCTTCGGCATCGGACCCGCCGGCACCGGCAAGACCTACCTGGCCATGGCCAAGGCGGTCCAGGCGCTGCAGGCCCGGGAGGTCAACCGGATCATCCTGACCCGCCCCGCGGTGGAGGCCGGAGAGAAGCTCGGCTTCCTGCCGGGCAGCCTCAACGACAAGATCGACCCCTACCTGCGCCCGCTCTACGACGCGCTGCACGACATGATCGACCCGGACTCCATCCCGCGGCTCATGGAGTCCGGGATCATCGAGGTGGCTCCGCTGGCGTATATGCGCGGGCGCACGCTGAATGATTCGTTCATCATCCTGGATGAGGCGCAGAACACCACCGCCGAGCAGATGAAGATGTTCCTCACCCGGCTCGGATTCAACTCCAAGATCGTGGTCACCGGGGACATCACCCAGGTCGACCTGCCGCGCGGCACCGATTCCGGGCTGCGCACCGTGATCGAGATCCTCGACGGCGTCGAGGGCATCGAGATCGCCCGCTTCGGCTCCGAGGACGTGGTCCGCCACGCCTTGGTCGGCCGGATCGTGGACGCCTATGAGCGCCACCAGGACCGGGCCCCCGCCCAGGGAACCCGACGCGGAGGTCGACGATGACCGAGGTCCAGGTCACCGTGGAGGACAGCTCCGGGTCCGGTCTGATCTCCGGAGAGCACCTGGCCGAGCTGTTGGACCTCACCGGGTTCCTCTACGCCAGGCTGCACCTGGGACCAGCGGTGGCGCTGTCCATCACACTGGTGGACGAGGCCACGATCGAGGGGCTGCACCTGGACTGGATGGACCTGCCCGGCGCCACCGATGTGATGAGCTTCCCGATGGACGAGCTGATCGCCGGCACCGCTGAGGACCCGGTCACCGAGGGCGTGCTGGGCGACATCGTGATCTGCCCCGCGGTCGCGGCGACGCAGGCGCAGGCCAACGGGCACCCGCTGAGCGCCGAGCTGGCGCTGCTGGCGACCCACGGGGTGCTGCACCTGCTCGGACACGACCACGCCGAGCCGGCCGACCGCGAAGAGATGTTCACCCTGCAGCGGGCGCTCCTGGAGGAGTTCCTCGGTCACGCCGCCCCCACGCCGACGGTCTGACACCCAGGCCACCACGCAGAGCGCACCAGGCACAGCGCACCAGGCACAGCCCAGCAGGACGACCGGACCGCAGCCGCGGCCCCGGCGCAGGAGAGGATCGGAACCCCACGATGACCCCAGCACAGATGCCGCCGCAGCAGGAGGGCTTCGCGAGCTTCGATGAGAACTTCCGCGCAGGGTTCGCCAGCCTGGTCGGGCGGCCCAACGCAGGAAAGTCCACGCTGACCAACGCCCTGGTGGGGGACAAGGTGGCGATCACCTCCTCGAAGCCGCAGACCACCCGGCACACCATCCGCGGGATCGTGCACCGCAGCGACTTCCAGCTGGTCCTGGTCGACACCCCGGGGCTGCACCGCCCGCGCACCCTGCTGGGCAAGCGGCTCAACGGTCTGGTCATCGACACCCTCTCCGAGGTCGACGTCGTCGGGTTCTGCATCCCGGCCGATGAGAAGGTCGGTCCCGGTGACCGCTTCATCGCCGCCCAGCTGACCAAGCTCCCGCATAAGCGGGTGATCGCGCTGGTCACCAAGGTGGACAAGGTCTCCCGCGAAGACCTCGCCGAGCAGCTCATGGCAGTGGACCAGCTCGGCCGGGAACACCTCGCCCAGGAGGGCAATCAGGCAGGCGGCTTCGCCGAGATCATCCCGGTCTCCGCCGTGGAGGGGGAGCAGACCGAAGTGGTGGTGGAGCAGCTCGCGGCGATGATGCCGAAGTCTCCGCCGCTGTACCCCGAGGGCGAGCTCACCGATGAGCCCGAGGCTGTCATGGTCGCGGAGCTGGTCCGGGAGGCCGCGCTGGAGGATGTCCGCGACGAGCTGCCACACTCCATCGCGGTGGTGGTCGAGGAGATGGTGCCCCGCGAGGATCGCCCCGAAGATCGTCCGCTGCTGGACGTGCGGGTCTCCATCCACGTGGAGCGCGACTCGCAGAAGGCGATCATCATCGGCAAGCGCGGCGCCCGGCTCAAGGCCATCGGCACCGACGCCCGGGAAGGCATTGTCAAGCTGCTGGGCACCCCGGTGTACCTGGACCTGCACGTGAAGGTGACCAAGGAATGGCAGCGCGACCCCAAGAAGCTGGGACGGCTCGGCTTCTAGCCCACCGCCCGAGGTGGGGCCTCGCCGCCCTGCCCGCTCGGGGCGGATGGTCCACATGATGAGAATCAGGGTGACCCACCGCACAGGCCGGGGACGCATGCTAGTTTGTGAGTTGTGCAGACGATACGCCAGCGAGCGCTACTACTAGAGCTTCTCCGCCGCAGCGGGGAAGAGCTCGCACGCGCCTGATCCCAGCTCACCGAATCCGGTCCAGCTCGTAGATCCAGCAACGCGCAGCACTTCCAGGTCGAATCCCCGCTGCGGAGCTCCTCCGCCTCGACCGTTCGCCCTCAGCTCGTCCACAGCAAGGAAGCTCCCATGCGCAAGCTCCAGAAGACCTCCCCGATGCCCTTCCAGCGGTATGTGCCCTTCGAGGACCAGATCACCGTCTCGCTCCCGGACCGCACTTGGCCGGACAAGACCATCCGGAGCGCCCCGCGCTGGTGCGCGGTGGATCTGCGGGACGGAAACCAGGCGCTGATCGACCCGATGACCCCGGACCGCAAGCACCGGATGTTCGAACTGCTGGTGAACATGGGGTTCAAGGAGATCGAGGTCGGGTTCCCCTCGGCCTCCCAGACCGACTACGACTTCGTCCGGCAGCTGATCGAGCAGGACAAGATCCCGGATGACGTCTACATCCAGGTGCTCACCCAGGCCCGCGAGGCGCTGATCGAGCGCACCTTCGAGGCCATCGCCGGAGCCCCGCGCGCCATCGTGCACCTGTACAACTCCACCTCGGTGCTCCAGCGCGAGGTCGTCTTCAAGGCCGACCGGGACGGAATCGTGGACATCGCCACCCAGGGTGCGCGGCTGTGCAAGAAGTACGAGGAGGCGATGCACGCCGCCTCCAAGACGCCCACCGAGATCGTCTACCAGTACTCTCCGGAGTCCTTCACCGGGACTGAACTCGACTTCGCCGCGCTCATCTCGGACGAGGTGGTCGAGGTCTTCGGCGCCACGCCGGAGAAGCCGGTGATCATCAACCTGCCGGCCACCGTGGAGATGGCCACCCCGAACGTCTACGCAGACTCCATCGAAT from Nesterenkonia sandarakina encodes the following:
- a CDS encoding DUF3097 domain-containing protein, giving the protein MSAPHLPEWRPSSPSSWGAQDLSQLRQSQLRKVSAMPADHGAVIEEVESGWVGAIISVEASGGVAVVSLEDRRGKVRSFPLGHGFLHEGQPVELTPPTPRAAAPKPARTASGSVAVHDAPARVARASRIWVEGTHDAELVEKVWGEDLRIEGIVVEPLHGADDLLGAIRAFRPGPQRRVGVLLDHLVPGSKESRIAREVMQQQGAQGNVAVLGHPYVDVWQAVKPHLLGFTRWPDIPRSQDIKVGTLQALGWPHANQRDIAHGWKRILAQVTSYADLEPSLLGRVEELIDFVTVEP
- the hrcA gene encoding heat-inducible transcriptional repressor HrcA, whose amino-acid sequence is MSDTRRLQVLRAIVEDYVHTREPVGSRALVERHDLEVSPATIRNDMAHLEEEGLIAAPHTSAGRIPTDLGYRRFVDKITEVRPLSAAERRAMDTLLETADDHDAMLEHTVRLLAMLTNQVAVLQHPQRSTAKIRHVDVVSMSSHKVLTIVILSSGKVEQRMVTLAEAIGDDSLHRIAQVLSTELHQRTISALPLPNDTLISRVEPVLRPSMAIIAQAVETILESSRVDRIIMAGTANLARSGRDLGPSIGPILEALEEQVVLLRLLTEMEQDRRGLSIRIGHETSHDSLMETAVVAAQYGSQVGAEGAKLGVVGPTRMDYGSTMSAVRAMARYLSRILSEG
- the dnaJ gene encoding molecular chaperone DnaJ, which gives rise to MTTDYYEALGVSRSASTEEIKKAYRKQARKLHPDVNPSEDAAEQFKVLGHAYEVLSDPQKRQNYDATGDANGRAGFPGGGAGGGFGGFGDIFETFFGGGGGGPASRTRRGQDSLIRVRIDLRDAVFGTTKEVELETAVTCTVCDGSCTRKGTSPTTCPDCHGQGQVQRPMRSILGTVIQTQTCARCAGFGNIIEDPCQECDGQGRVRERKSLKVKVPAGVDRGNRIHLAGEGEAGLAGGPSGDLFIEVEVKPHEVFTRRGNDLHATVSIPMTAAALGTMVALDTFDGAEELTVKPGTQSGEVLTLKERGVTHLRGGGRGALKVHLKVETPTKISDREAALLRELAVERGEERGESTTEHRGVFAKLRERWDAL
- a CDS encoding 16S rRNA (uracil(1498)-N(3))-methyltransferase, translated to MTAPLFHLAPGALDAAGVGELITLTGREGHHAATVMRLQPGESVLLSDTVGRRAEGLVRAAGDGQLQVEILSVTQEPVLLPRLVLVQALAKDRRDLQGVESATELGVDAVIPWQAERSVARWKAGREAKKHAEWVATVTTAAKQTRRTTIPEVRPLQSTAAYLRAVESAGAGVGVVVLHETQETSLAEAIAALQAGMGQESSGQQLQELHLVVGPEGGITDREIELLTAAGARIARLGPTVLRSSTAGPAALAATQLLLGRWDWDTGAGPLEQSA
- a CDS encoding PhoH family protein — encoded protein: MTETSQNPSTSTISGAARGATAAALGNIERQVYFADADTMFRSLGAGDLALRILQGIYPASSIGLRDQLITVGGPTEEVTGIVEILTQLKTLAASGTTVTEEIIEQVATMVRADAAQDSARIVTTNILSHRGRTIRPKTKNQQSYVDTIDESTVVFGIGPAGTGKTYLAMAKAVQALQAREVNRIILTRPAVEAGEKLGFLPGSLNDKIDPYLRPLYDALHDMIDPDSIPRLMESGIIEVAPLAYMRGRTLNDSFIILDEAQNTTAEQMKMFLTRLGFNSKIVVTGDITQVDLPRGTDSGLRTVIEILDGVEGIEIARFGSEDVVRHALVGRIVDAYERHQDRAPAQGTRRGGRR
- the ybeY gene encoding rRNA maturation RNase YbeY, translated to MTEVQVTVEDSSGSGLISGEHLAELLDLTGFLYARLHLGPAVALSITLVDEATIEGLHLDWMDLPGATDVMSFPMDELIAGTAEDPVTEGVLGDIVICPAVAATQAQANGHPLSAELALLATHGVLHLLGHDHAEPADREEMFTLQRALLEEFLGHAAPTPTV
- the era gene encoding GTPase Era, translated to MTPAQMPPQQEGFASFDENFRAGFASLVGRPNAGKSTLTNALVGDKVAITSSKPQTTRHTIRGIVHRSDFQLVLVDTPGLHRPRTLLGKRLNGLVIDTLSEVDVVGFCIPADEKVGPGDRFIAAQLTKLPHKRVIALVTKVDKVSREDLAEQLMAVDQLGREHLAQEGNQAGGFAEIIPVSAVEGEQTEVVVEQLAAMMPKSPPLYPEGELTDEPEAVMVAELVREAALEDVRDELPHSIAVVVEEMVPREDRPEDRPLLDVRVSIHVERDSQKAIIIGKRGARLKAIGTDAREGIVKLLGTPVYLDLHVKVTKEWQRDPKKLGRLGF